From a region of the Triticum aestivum cultivar Chinese Spring chromosome 7D, IWGSC CS RefSeq v2.1, whole genome shotgun sequence genome:
- the LOC123169521 gene encoding uncharacterized protein, giving the protein MGDQGKASSSSSSCCGRRGPAGFGLALARLVRRMRRQSKMLLCTAAPTGASSRCRQYDPLSYARNFDRDGFGSALDEDVSGAGHLCHHYTFASRFVLASSSDGRQPH; this is encoded by the coding sequence ATGGGGGATCAGGGCAaagcatcctcgtcgtcgtcgtcgtgctGCGGCCGGCGGGGCCCGGCCGGGTTCGGGCTGGCGCTGGCCCGGCTGGTGCGGAGGATGCGGAGGCAAAGCAAGATGCTGCTGTGCACGGCGGCTCCCACGGGCGCGTCGTCCCGGTGCCGCCAGTACGACCCGCTCAGCTACGCGCGCAACTTCGACCGCGACGGCTTCGGCTCCGCGCTGGACGAGGACGTCTCCGGAGCCGGCCACCTCTGCCACCACTACACCTTCGCCTCGCGCTTCGTgctggcctcctcctccgacgGCCGGCAGCCGCACTAG